One Phyllostomus discolor isolate MPI-MPIP mPhyDis1 chromosome 10, mPhyDis1.pri.v3, whole genome shotgun sequence genomic window carries:
- the CBLL1 gene encoding E3 ubiquitin-protein ligase Hakai isoform X2: MKAAATTNPWDQELELDNELQGTNSSGSLGGLDVRRRIPIKLISKQGNKAKAAPRTQRTINRMPAKAPPGDEGFDYNEEERYDCKGGELFGSQRRFPGHLFWDFQINILGEKDDTPVHFCDKCGLPIKIYGRMIPCKHVFCYDCAILHEKKGDKMCPGCSDPVQRIEQCTRGSLFMCSIVQGCKRTYLSQRDLQAHINHRHMRAGKPVTRASLENVHPPIAPPPTEIPDRFIMPPDKHHMSHIPPKQHIMMPPPPLQHVSHEHYNQPHEDIRAPPAELPMAPPPPRSVSQETFRISTRKHSNLITVPIQDDSNSGAREPPPPAPAPAHHHPEYQGQPVVSHPHHIMPPQQHYAPPPPPPPPISHPMPHPPQAAGTPHLVYSQAPPPPMTSAPPPITPPPGHIIAQMPPYMNHPPPGPPPPQHGGPPVTAPPPHHYNPNSLPQFTEDQGTLSPPFTQPGGMSPGIWPAPRGPPPPPRMQGPPSQTPLPGPHHPDQTRYRPYYQ; encoded by the exons ATGAAAGCAGCAGCGACCACGAACCCCTGGGACCAAGAACTGGAACTAG ACAATGAGTTACAAGGCACTAATAGTTCTGGATCATTGGGTGGTCTTGATGTTCGAAGAAGAATTCCTATAAAGCTCATCTCTAAACAAGGGAACAAAGCCAAAGCTGCACCGCGCACTCAGAGGACTATAAACAGAATGCCTGCAAAGGCTCCACCTGGTGATGAAG GATTTGATTATAATGAAGAAGAACGGTATGACTGTAAGGGGGGTGAACTGTTTGGAAGTCAGCGAAGATTTCCTGGACACCTTTTTTGGGACTTTCAG ATAAATATCCTTGGTGAAAAGGATGATACACCAGTTCATTTCTGTGACAAATGCGGATTGCCTATTAAGATTTACGGGCGAATG ATTCCATGCAAGCACGTGTTTTGCTATGACTGTgctattttacatgaaaaaaaggGAGACAAGATGTGTCCAGG cTGTAGTGATCCTGTGCAGCGAATTGAGCAGTGTACACGGGGTTCTCTCTTCATGTGTAGCATTGTTCAAGGGTGCAAGAGAACATATTTGTCTCAGAGAGACTTACAGGCTCACATCAACCACCGCCATATGAGAGCTGGAAAACCTGTTACCCGTGCTTCACTTGAAAATGTTCATCCTCCTATTGCCCCACCACCAACTGAAATCCCTGATCGTTTTATAATGCCGCCAGACAAGCACCATATGAGCCATATTCCGCCAAAGCAGCACATCATGATGCCACCACCTCCTTTGCAACATGTGTCACATGAGCACTATAATCAGCCACATGAGGATATTCGTGCTCCTCCAGCAGAATTGCCCATGGCTCCACCTCCACCTCGATCGGTCAGTCAGGAAACCTTTCGTATTTCAACAAGAAAACACAGCAATTTAATAACTGTCCCTATTCAGGATGACTCAAATTCAGGTGCTAGAGAACCACCACCTCCTGCCCCAGCACCTGCTCACCATCATCCTGAATATCAGGGTCAACCAGTGGTATCGCACCCTCATCATATTATGCCTCCACAGCAACATTAtgcaccaccccctcctccaccaccaccaataAGCCATCCAATGCCACATCCTCCCCAGGCTGCAGGTACTCCTCACTTGGTTTATAGCCAAGCTCCACCTCCACCAATGACCTCTGCTCCACCACCAATAACCCCACCCCCTGGACATATTATTGCCCAGATGCCACCTTATATGAATCATCCTCCTCCAGGACCTCCACCACCTCAACATGGTGGTCCACCTGTAACTGCACCCCCTCCTCACCATTATAATCCTAACTCTTTACCCCAGTTCACTGAAGATCAAGGAACTCTGAGCCCTCCATTTACACAACCAGGGGGAATGAGTCCTGGTATATGGCCTGCACCAAGAGGGCCACCGCCTCCTCCACGAATGCAGGGTCCGCCTTCTCAGACCCCACTTCCTGGACCACATCATCCCGATCAGACAAGATATAGACCATATTACCAATGA
- the CBLL1 gene encoding E3 ubiquitin-protein ligase Hakai isoform X1 produces the protein MKAAATTNPWDQELELDNELQGTNSSGSLGGLDVRRRIPIKLISKQGNKAKAAPRTQRTINRMPAKAPPGDEEGFDYNEEERYDCKGGELFGSQRRFPGHLFWDFQINILGEKDDTPVHFCDKCGLPIKIYGRMIPCKHVFCYDCAILHEKKGDKMCPGCSDPVQRIEQCTRGSLFMCSIVQGCKRTYLSQRDLQAHINHRHMRAGKPVTRASLENVHPPIAPPPTEIPDRFIMPPDKHHMSHIPPKQHIMMPPPPLQHVSHEHYNQPHEDIRAPPAELPMAPPPPRSVSQETFRISTRKHSNLITVPIQDDSNSGAREPPPPAPAPAHHHPEYQGQPVVSHPHHIMPPQQHYAPPPPPPPPISHPMPHPPQAAGTPHLVYSQAPPPPMTSAPPPITPPPGHIIAQMPPYMNHPPPGPPPPQHGGPPVTAPPPHHYNPNSLPQFTEDQGTLSPPFTQPGGMSPGIWPAPRGPPPPPRMQGPPSQTPLPGPHHPDQTRYRPYYQ, from the exons ATGAAAGCAGCAGCGACCACGAACCCCTGGGACCAAGAACTGGAACTAG ACAATGAGTTACAAGGCACTAATAGTTCTGGATCATTGGGTGGTCTTGATGTTCGAAGAAGAATTCCTATAAAGCTCATCTCTAAACAAGGGAACAAAGCCAAAGCTGCACCGCGCACTCAGAGGACTATAAACAGAATGCCTGCAAAGGCTCCACCTGGTGATGAAG AAGGATTTGATTATAATGAAGAAGAACGGTATGACTGTAAGGGGGGTGAACTGTTTGGAAGTCAGCGAAGATTTCCTGGACACCTTTTTTGGGACTTTCAG ATAAATATCCTTGGTGAAAAGGATGATACACCAGTTCATTTCTGTGACAAATGCGGATTGCCTATTAAGATTTACGGGCGAATG ATTCCATGCAAGCACGTGTTTTGCTATGACTGTgctattttacatgaaaaaaaggGAGACAAGATGTGTCCAGG cTGTAGTGATCCTGTGCAGCGAATTGAGCAGTGTACACGGGGTTCTCTCTTCATGTGTAGCATTGTTCAAGGGTGCAAGAGAACATATTTGTCTCAGAGAGACTTACAGGCTCACATCAACCACCGCCATATGAGAGCTGGAAAACCTGTTACCCGTGCTTCACTTGAAAATGTTCATCCTCCTATTGCCCCACCACCAACTGAAATCCCTGATCGTTTTATAATGCCGCCAGACAAGCACCATATGAGCCATATTCCGCCAAAGCAGCACATCATGATGCCACCACCTCCTTTGCAACATGTGTCACATGAGCACTATAATCAGCCACATGAGGATATTCGTGCTCCTCCAGCAGAATTGCCCATGGCTCCACCTCCACCTCGATCGGTCAGTCAGGAAACCTTTCGTATTTCAACAAGAAAACACAGCAATTTAATAACTGTCCCTATTCAGGATGACTCAAATTCAGGTGCTAGAGAACCACCACCTCCTGCCCCAGCACCTGCTCACCATCATCCTGAATATCAGGGTCAACCAGTGGTATCGCACCCTCATCATATTATGCCTCCACAGCAACATTAtgcaccaccccctcctccaccaccaccaataAGCCATCCAATGCCACATCCTCCCCAGGCTGCAGGTACTCCTCACTTGGTTTATAGCCAAGCTCCACCTCCACCAATGACCTCTGCTCCACCACCAATAACCCCACCCCCTGGACATATTATTGCCCAGATGCCACCTTATATGAATCATCCTCCTCCAGGACCTCCACCACCTCAACATGGTGGTCCACCTGTAACTGCACCCCCTCCTCACCATTATAATCCTAACTCTTTACCCCAGTTCACTGAAGATCAAGGAACTCTGAGCCCTCCATTTACACAACCAGGGGGAATGAGTCCTGGTATATGGCCTGCACCAAGAGGGCCACCGCCTCCTCCACGAATGCAGGGTCCGCCTTCTCAGACCCCACTTCCTGGACCACATCATCCCGATCAGACAAGATATAGACCATATTACCAATGA
- the CBLL1 gene encoding E3 ubiquitin-protein ligase Hakai isoform X4 — protein MDHTDNELQGTNSSGSLGGLDVRRRIPIKLISKQGNKAKAAPRTQRTINRMPAKAPPGDEGFDYNEEERYDCKGGELFGSQRRFPGHLFWDFQINILGEKDDTPVHFCDKCGLPIKIYGRMIPCKHVFCYDCAILHEKKGDKMCPGCSDPVQRIEQCTRGSLFMCSIVQGCKRTYLSQRDLQAHINHRHMRAGKPVTRASLENVHPPIAPPPTEIPDRFIMPPDKHHMSHIPPKQHIMMPPPPLQHVSHEHYNQPHEDIRAPPAELPMAPPPPRSVSQETFRISTRKHSNLITVPIQDDSNSGAREPPPPAPAPAHHHPEYQGQPVVSHPHHIMPPQQHYAPPPPPPPPISHPMPHPPQAAGTPHLVYSQAPPPPMTSAPPPITPPPGHIIAQMPPYMNHPPPGPPPPQHGGPPVTAPPPHHYNPNSLPQFTEDQGTLSPPFTQPGGMSPGIWPAPRGPPPPPRMQGPPSQTPLPGPHHPDQTRYRPYYQ, from the exons ATGGATCACACTG ACAATGAGTTACAAGGCACTAATAGTTCTGGATCATTGGGTGGTCTTGATGTTCGAAGAAGAATTCCTATAAAGCTCATCTCTAAACAAGGGAACAAAGCCAAAGCTGCACCGCGCACTCAGAGGACTATAAACAGAATGCCTGCAAAGGCTCCACCTGGTGATGAAG GATTTGATTATAATGAAGAAGAACGGTATGACTGTAAGGGGGGTGAACTGTTTGGAAGTCAGCGAAGATTTCCTGGACACCTTTTTTGGGACTTTCAG ATAAATATCCTTGGTGAAAAGGATGATACACCAGTTCATTTCTGTGACAAATGCGGATTGCCTATTAAGATTTACGGGCGAATG ATTCCATGCAAGCACGTGTTTTGCTATGACTGTgctattttacatgaaaaaaaggGAGACAAGATGTGTCCAGG cTGTAGTGATCCTGTGCAGCGAATTGAGCAGTGTACACGGGGTTCTCTCTTCATGTGTAGCATTGTTCAAGGGTGCAAGAGAACATATTTGTCTCAGAGAGACTTACAGGCTCACATCAACCACCGCCATATGAGAGCTGGAAAACCTGTTACCCGTGCTTCACTTGAAAATGTTCATCCTCCTATTGCCCCACCACCAACTGAAATCCCTGATCGTTTTATAATGCCGCCAGACAAGCACCATATGAGCCATATTCCGCCAAAGCAGCACATCATGATGCCACCACCTCCTTTGCAACATGTGTCACATGAGCACTATAATCAGCCACATGAGGATATTCGTGCTCCTCCAGCAGAATTGCCCATGGCTCCACCTCCACCTCGATCGGTCAGTCAGGAAACCTTTCGTATTTCAACAAGAAAACACAGCAATTTAATAACTGTCCCTATTCAGGATGACTCAAATTCAGGTGCTAGAGAACCACCACCTCCTGCCCCAGCACCTGCTCACCATCATCCTGAATATCAGGGTCAACCAGTGGTATCGCACCCTCATCATATTATGCCTCCACAGCAACATTAtgcaccaccccctcctccaccaccaccaataAGCCATCCAATGCCACATCCTCCCCAGGCTGCAGGTACTCCTCACTTGGTTTATAGCCAAGCTCCACCTCCACCAATGACCTCTGCTCCACCACCAATAACCCCACCCCCTGGACATATTATTGCCCAGATGCCACCTTATATGAATCATCCTCCTCCAGGACCTCCACCACCTCAACATGGTGGTCCACCTGTAACTGCACCCCCTCCTCACCATTATAATCCTAACTCTTTACCCCAGTTCACTGAAGATCAAGGAACTCTGAGCCCTCCATTTACACAACCAGGGGGAATGAGTCCTGGTATATGGCCTGCACCAAGAGGGCCACCGCCTCCTCCACGAATGCAGGGTCCGCCTTCTCAGACCCCACTTCCTGGACCACATCATCCCGATCAGACAAGATATAGACCATATTACCAATGA
- the CBLL1 gene encoding E3 ubiquitin-protein ligase Hakai isoform X3, translated as MDHTDNELQGTNSSGSLGGLDVRRRIPIKLISKQGNKAKAAPRTQRTINRMPAKAPPGDEEGFDYNEEERYDCKGGELFGSQRRFPGHLFWDFQINILGEKDDTPVHFCDKCGLPIKIYGRMIPCKHVFCYDCAILHEKKGDKMCPGCSDPVQRIEQCTRGSLFMCSIVQGCKRTYLSQRDLQAHINHRHMRAGKPVTRASLENVHPPIAPPPTEIPDRFIMPPDKHHMSHIPPKQHIMMPPPPLQHVSHEHYNQPHEDIRAPPAELPMAPPPPRSVSQETFRISTRKHSNLITVPIQDDSNSGAREPPPPAPAPAHHHPEYQGQPVVSHPHHIMPPQQHYAPPPPPPPPISHPMPHPPQAAGTPHLVYSQAPPPPMTSAPPPITPPPGHIIAQMPPYMNHPPPGPPPPQHGGPPVTAPPPHHYNPNSLPQFTEDQGTLSPPFTQPGGMSPGIWPAPRGPPPPPRMQGPPSQTPLPGPHHPDQTRYRPYYQ; from the exons ATGGATCACACTG ACAATGAGTTACAAGGCACTAATAGTTCTGGATCATTGGGTGGTCTTGATGTTCGAAGAAGAATTCCTATAAAGCTCATCTCTAAACAAGGGAACAAAGCCAAAGCTGCACCGCGCACTCAGAGGACTATAAACAGAATGCCTGCAAAGGCTCCACCTGGTGATGAAG AAGGATTTGATTATAATGAAGAAGAACGGTATGACTGTAAGGGGGGTGAACTGTTTGGAAGTCAGCGAAGATTTCCTGGACACCTTTTTTGGGACTTTCAG ATAAATATCCTTGGTGAAAAGGATGATACACCAGTTCATTTCTGTGACAAATGCGGATTGCCTATTAAGATTTACGGGCGAATG ATTCCATGCAAGCACGTGTTTTGCTATGACTGTgctattttacatgaaaaaaaggGAGACAAGATGTGTCCAGG cTGTAGTGATCCTGTGCAGCGAATTGAGCAGTGTACACGGGGTTCTCTCTTCATGTGTAGCATTGTTCAAGGGTGCAAGAGAACATATTTGTCTCAGAGAGACTTACAGGCTCACATCAACCACCGCCATATGAGAGCTGGAAAACCTGTTACCCGTGCTTCACTTGAAAATGTTCATCCTCCTATTGCCCCACCACCAACTGAAATCCCTGATCGTTTTATAATGCCGCCAGACAAGCACCATATGAGCCATATTCCGCCAAAGCAGCACATCATGATGCCACCACCTCCTTTGCAACATGTGTCACATGAGCACTATAATCAGCCACATGAGGATATTCGTGCTCCTCCAGCAGAATTGCCCATGGCTCCACCTCCACCTCGATCGGTCAGTCAGGAAACCTTTCGTATTTCAACAAGAAAACACAGCAATTTAATAACTGTCCCTATTCAGGATGACTCAAATTCAGGTGCTAGAGAACCACCACCTCCTGCCCCAGCACCTGCTCACCATCATCCTGAATATCAGGGTCAACCAGTGGTATCGCACCCTCATCATATTATGCCTCCACAGCAACATTAtgcaccaccccctcctccaccaccaccaataAGCCATCCAATGCCACATCCTCCCCAGGCTGCAGGTACTCCTCACTTGGTTTATAGCCAAGCTCCACCTCCACCAATGACCTCTGCTCCACCACCAATAACCCCACCCCCTGGACATATTATTGCCCAGATGCCACCTTATATGAATCATCCTCCTCCAGGACCTCCACCACCTCAACATGGTGGTCCACCTGTAACTGCACCCCCTCCTCACCATTATAATCCTAACTCTTTACCCCAGTTCACTGAAGATCAAGGAACTCTGAGCCCTCCATTTACACAACCAGGGGGAATGAGTCCTGGTATATGGCCTGCACCAAGAGGGCCACCGCCTCCTCCACGAATGCAGGGTCCGCCTTCTCAGACCCCACTTCCTGGACCACATCATCCCGATCAGACAAGATATAGACCATATTACCAATGA
- the CBLL1 gene encoding E3 ubiquitin-protein ligase Hakai isoform X5, with the protein MPAKAPPGDEEGFDYNEEERYDCKGGELFGSQRRFPGHLFWDFQINILGEKDDTPVHFCDKCGLPIKIYGRMIPCKHVFCYDCAILHEKKGDKMCPGCSDPVQRIEQCTRGSLFMCSIVQGCKRTYLSQRDLQAHINHRHMRAGKPVTRASLENVHPPIAPPPTEIPDRFIMPPDKHHMSHIPPKQHIMMPPPPLQHVSHEHYNQPHEDIRAPPAELPMAPPPPRSVSQETFRISTRKHSNLITVPIQDDSNSGAREPPPPAPAPAHHHPEYQGQPVVSHPHHIMPPQQHYAPPPPPPPPISHPMPHPPQAAGTPHLVYSQAPPPPMTSAPPPITPPPGHIIAQMPPYMNHPPPGPPPPQHGGPPVTAPPPHHYNPNSLPQFTEDQGTLSPPFTQPGGMSPGIWPAPRGPPPPPRMQGPPSQTPLPGPHHPDQTRYRPYYQ; encoded by the exons ATGCCTGCAAAGGCTCCACCTGGTGATGAAG AAGGATTTGATTATAATGAAGAAGAACGGTATGACTGTAAGGGGGGTGAACTGTTTGGAAGTCAGCGAAGATTTCCTGGACACCTTTTTTGGGACTTTCAG ATAAATATCCTTGGTGAAAAGGATGATACACCAGTTCATTTCTGTGACAAATGCGGATTGCCTATTAAGATTTACGGGCGAATG ATTCCATGCAAGCACGTGTTTTGCTATGACTGTgctattttacatgaaaaaaaggGAGACAAGATGTGTCCAGG cTGTAGTGATCCTGTGCAGCGAATTGAGCAGTGTACACGGGGTTCTCTCTTCATGTGTAGCATTGTTCAAGGGTGCAAGAGAACATATTTGTCTCAGAGAGACTTACAGGCTCACATCAACCACCGCCATATGAGAGCTGGAAAACCTGTTACCCGTGCTTCACTTGAAAATGTTCATCCTCCTATTGCCCCACCACCAACTGAAATCCCTGATCGTTTTATAATGCCGCCAGACAAGCACCATATGAGCCATATTCCGCCAAAGCAGCACATCATGATGCCACCACCTCCTTTGCAACATGTGTCACATGAGCACTATAATCAGCCACATGAGGATATTCGTGCTCCTCCAGCAGAATTGCCCATGGCTCCACCTCCACCTCGATCGGTCAGTCAGGAAACCTTTCGTATTTCAACAAGAAAACACAGCAATTTAATAACTGTCCCTATTCAGGATGACTCAAATTCAGGTGCTAGAGAACCACCACCTCCTGCCCCAGCACCTGCTCACCATCATCCTGAATATCAGGGTCAACCAGTGGTATCGCACCCTCATCATATTATGCCTCCACAGCAACATTAtgcaccaccccctcctccaccaccaccaataAGCCATCCAATGCCACATCCTCCCCAGGCTGCAGGTACTCCTCACTTGGTTTATAGCCAAGCTCCACCTCCACCAATGACCTCTGCTCCACCACCAATAACCCCACCCCCTGGACATATTATTGCCCAGATGCCACCTTATATGAATCATCCTCCTCCAGGACCTCCACCACCTCAACATGGTGGTCCACCTGTAACTGCACCCCCTCCTCACCATTATAATCCTAACTCTTTACCCCAGTTCACTGAAGATCAAGGAACTCTGAGCCCTCCATTTACACAACCAGGGGGAATGAGTCCTGGTATATGGCCTGCACCAAGAGGGCCACCGCCTCCTCCACGAATGCAGGGTCCGCCTTCTCAGACCCCACTTCCTGGACCACATCATCCCGATCAGACAAGATATAGACCATATTACCAATGA